One genomic window of Paenibacillus xylanilyticus includes the following:
- a CDS encoding alpha/beta hydrolase family protein, with amino-acid sequence MNSLRGITSEDLYQITWVNDPTPSPGGEQLVYVSRKTNDNRDGYSSHLRLLHLKSQKDRGFTSGDKDHSPSWSPDGSQLAFLREHEGKTQVWIIAADGGEARQVSQLKHGASSLIWSPDGQTLLVKSSVDMHSEAEEESNTDNKLPQELVVDRIRMKSDGGGLWNGRRSHLFHISVDGGEATPVTSGHFDVGDYAWSPDGTSIAWIAQLPEAGEEHNDFALTNHVYRANPDGSDITQLTPEGLTFSRLTYAPDGQSLALLASDRSYGNATLVKLYTLPISGGQPLCLTRDWDVQMNHSIVGDMRAHLTTTGPLFTRDGSSILCLATVHGSVRIARVALDGSQAEYILPAEKEFYQFAELENGDIVAAAADTQSPGDLFWYPHPDDHGAESIQLTRSNPQLEGEIRLSVPEMFWFDTSDGLQLQGWIMKPIGMVDGVKIPTILEIHGGPHMMYGFTFMHEFQMLAAQGYAVVYTNPRGGLGYGQQFVNACRGDYGGGDYRDLMETVDYALSTYEFIDETRLGVTGGSYGGFMTNWIVGHTDRFKAAVTQRSISNWLSFYGVSDIGYFFTEDQIGGNAWEDTELLWKHSPLAYVGNVKTPLLILHGEQDLRCPIEQAEQLYIALKRRRQTTRLVRFPGANHELSRGGHPHLRVRRLEHIAGWFNEHL; translated from the coding sequence ATGAACAGTCTGCGTGGCATCACATCGGAAGATCTCTATCAGATTACATGGGTGAACGATCCAACCCCGTCTCCTGGAGGCGAACAGCTGGTATATGTAAGTCGGAAGACAAATGACAACCGGGACGGTTACTCTTCTCACCTGAGACTCCTGCATCTGAAGAGTCAGAAGGACAGAGGATTTACCTCCGGTGACAAGGATCACTCGCCCTCCTGGTCGCCGGACGGGTCACAGCTTGCCTTTTTACGGGAGCATGAGGGAAAAACACAAGTCTGGATCATCGCCGCAGATGGCGGAGAAGCACGACAAGTCAGCCAGTTGAAGCATGGAGCAAGTTCCCTCATCTGGTCTCCGGATGGCCAGACATTACTTGTGAAATCCTCTGTTGATATGCACAGTGAAGCAGAAGAAGAATCCAATACAGACAACAAACTGCCGCAAGAACTTGTTGTTGACCGAATTCGCATGAAATCCGACGGCGGAGGATTGTGGAATGGCAGACGCTCTCACCTCTTCCACATCTCGGTTGACGGCGGTGAAGCCACTCCCGTTACCTCCGGTCATTTCGACGTCGGTGATTATGCATGGTCACCTGACGGAACGTCCATTGCCTGGATTGCCCAGCTGCCGGAAGCAGGCGAGGAGCATAACGATTTTGCACTGACCAACCATGTGTACCGCGCAAATCCAGATGGGTCTGACATAACGCAGCTGACTCCGGAAGGGCTCACCTTCAGCCGATTGACATATGCACCGGATGGACAATCCCTCGCCCTGCTTGCCAGTGACCGCTCGTACGGAAATGCTACTCTGGTGAAGCTCTATACACTTCCGATCTCGGGCGGTCAGCCTCTGTGCCTGACCCGTGACTGGGACGTACAGATGAATCATAGTATCGTTGGAGATATGCGTGCCCACCTGACAACAACGGGGCCATTATTCACTAGGGACGGCTCTTCCATTCTCTGTCTGGCTACCGTTCATGGCAGCGTTCGAATCGCACGTGTTGCACTGGATGGCAGTCAAGCGGAGTATATACTGCCTGCGGAGAAAGAGTTTTATCAGTTTGCAGAACTGGAGAATGGTGACATTGTAGCAGCTGCTGCCGACACGCAAAGCCCAGGAGACCTCTTTTGGTATCCCCATCCGGATGATCACGGAGCCGAGTCCATCCAGCTGACTCGCAGTAATCCCCAGCTGGAAGGAGAGATCCGGCTCAGTGTACCGGAAATGTTCTGGTTTGATACCTCGGATGGGCTTCAGCTGCAGGGATGGATCATGAAACCAATCGGCATGGTAGACGGTGTCAAAATCCCAACCATTCTTGAGATTCACGGCGGTCCTCACATGATGTATGGCTTTACCTTTATGCATGAATTCCAGATGCTTGCTGCGCAGGGCTACGCAGTCGTCTATACCAACCCGCGTGGTGGATTGGGTTATGGGCAGCAGTTCGTGAATGCCTGTCGTGGTGACTACGGCGGTGGCGATTACCGCGACCTTATGGAGACCGTTGATTATGCCTTGTCCACCTATGAGTTTATTGATGAAACCCGCTTGGGCGTTACCGGAGGCAGCTATGGGGGCTTCATGACCAACTGGATTGTTGGACATACTGACCGGTTCAAGGCAGCCGTCACGCAGCGGTCCATCTCTAACTGGCTCTCTTTTTACGGTGTCAGCGACATCGGATATTTTTTCACCGAAGATCAGATTGGCGGCAACGCGTGGGAGGATACGGAACTGTTATGGAAGCACTCCCCTCTGGCTTATGTAGGGAATGTAAAAACACCTCTGCTGATCCTGCATGGTGAACAGGACCTTCGGTGTCCGATTGAACAAGCTGAGCAATTGTACATTGCCCTGAAGCGCCGCAGACAAACGACCCGTCTCGTTCGTTTCCCTGGGGCTAATCATGAACTTTCCAGAGGCGGTCACCCGCATCTGAGAGTGAGACGTCTTGAGCACATAGCCGGATGGTTCAACGAGCACTTGTAA
- a CDS encoding aldo/keto reductase has translation MATHGAKNRTVLLPDGTSLPAIGQGTWYMGEDRSARAQEVRALRNGIELGMTVIDTAEMYAEGGAEEVTGEAIAECRDEVFLVSKVYPHHADRKQMVTACENSLRRLGTDRLDLYLLHWRGSVPLQETVQALEDLKHAGKILRWGVSNLDTEDMQELWDIPAGQHCAVNQVLYHAASRGIERDLLPWLRERNVPVMAYCPLAQGGRLRTQLLEHPVIRSIAAERGVTASQIALSWVIRDGDVLAIPKAVQLSHVAENAAAMDIVLTNEEVERLNEAFPAPAGKVPLDIV, from the coding sequence ATGGCAACACATGGAGCGAAGAACCGTACCGTTCTGCTTCCTGACGGTACATCCCTGCCTGCTATAGGGCAGGGTACCTGGTACATGGGAGAAGACCGTTCAGCCCGTGCGCAGGAGGTAAGAGCATTGCGTAACGGGATTGAACTTGGCATGACAGTGATTGATACCGCAGAGATGTATGCTGAGGGCGGGGCGGAAGAAGTCACCGGAGAAGCGATAGCGGAATGCCGGGATGAAGTTTTTCTGGTCTCCAAGGTTTATCCGCATCATGCAGATCGCAAACAGATGGTCACAGCCTGTGAGAACAGTCTCCGGCGTCTGGGTACAGACCGATTGGATCTATATCTGCTGCATTGGCGGGGAAGCGTACCGCTGCAAGAGACGGTTCAAGCATTGGAAGACTTGAAACATGCGGGTAAAATCTTGCGCTGGGGCGTGTCCAATCTGGACACGGAGGATATGCAGGAGCTGTGGGATATTCCGGCTGGCCAGCATTGTGCCGTGAATCAGGTATTGTATCATGCGGCATCGCGCGGCATTGAAAGGGATCTCCTGCCCTGGCTCCGGGAAAGGAATGTTCCCGTAATGGCGTACTGCCCGCTCGCTCAGGGAGGCAGGCTGCGCACCCAGCTGCTGGAGCATCCGGTCATACGAAGTATTGCTGCTGAACGTGGAGTGACCGCATCACAGATCGCATTGTCCTGGGTTATCCGGGATGGCGATGTGCTTGCGATTCCCAAAGCAGTACAGTTGTCTCATGTGGCAGAGAATGCCGCAGCCATGGATATCGTTTTAACAAACGAAGAAGTAGAACGGTTAAATGAAGCCTTCCCGGCACCAGCAGGTAAAGTTCCTCTGGATATTGTATAA
- a CDS encoding STM3941 family protein has translation MSTSYEQQHVEYPSRKRMGWLAAGAALFVAAGFFLMFSDSSDTGDSVISAVVGLVSVLFFGLCLAYSLVKMIKKEPSFVVNEQGFVDASSYTSGGFIPWKDVENIFMYELMGQSMIGVKLKDEQAFLDRQTGVKRKLMTVNTQMVDATVSIAQSSLSLPLEQLYIMMVGRWKRASEIYKPGQHDKL, from the coding sequence TTGTCGACATCCTATGAACAACAGCATGTGGAATATCCGAGCCGTAAACGAATGGGATGGCTTGCGGCCGGAGCTGCACTTTTTGTGGCCGCCGGATTTTTTTTGATGTTCAGCGATTCTTCTGATACAGGGGATTCTGTAATTTCCGCGGTTGTAGGCCTGGTTTCCGTCCTGTTTTTTGGACTCTGTCTTGCATACAGCTTGGTGAAGATGATCAAGAAGGAACCTTCATTTGTCGTCAATGAGCAAGGATTCGTGGATGCCTCCTCGTATACCTCGGGAGGCTTCATTCCTTGGAAAGATGTAGAGAACATTTTCATGTATGAGTTAATGGGGCAGTCGATGATCGGTGTTAAACTCAAGGATGAGCAAGCCTTCCTGGATCGTCAGACCGGTGTGAAGCGCAAGCTGATGACCGTGAATACACAGATGGTAGATGCTACGGTGAGTATAGCCCAGAGCAGTCTGTCGTTGCCGCTGGAACAGCTGTATATCATGATGGTGGGACGATGGAAGCGTGCGAGTGAAATATACAAGCCAGGCCAGCACGACAAACTATGA
- a CDS encoding GntR family transcriptional regulator: MAMEFDNNLPIYLQIMQYIKKQIVTGTLKAGDKIPSVRELAAELQINPNTVQRTFQELEREEVVETKRGLGRYVTSEESKIMTIKKEMAGELLERFLTGMQELGIEEQDIVTIVADAVAGGQLSQHSHEQGKGGAGHE; the protein is encoded by the coding sequence GTGGCTATGGAATTCGATAACAACTTACCTATATACCTGCAGATTATGCAGTACATCAAGAAGCAGATTGTGACAGGCACACTGAAGGCAGGCGATAAGATTCCTTCGGTCCGGGAATTGGCGGCTGAGCTGCAGATTAATCCCAATACAGTACAGCGGACATTTCAGGAATTGGAGCGGGAAGAAGTGGTCGAAACGAAACGGGGGCTGGGCAGATATGTCACAAGTGAGGAGTCGAAAATAATGACGATCAAAAAAGAAATGGCGGGAGAACTGCTGGAGCGTTTTTTGACAGGCATGCAGGAACTCGGGATTGAAGAGCAGGATATTGTTACCATTGTTGCGGACGCGGTCGCTGGAGGTCAGTTATCACAGCACAGTCATGAACAGGGGAAGGGAGGGGCAGGGCATGAGTAA
- a CDS encoding ABC transporter ATP-binding protein, whose amino-acid sequence MSNVLELNHISKMYGGKRALSDVTLTVAPGRIVGLLGSNGSGKSTLMKLAAGLLHPSSGTIQITGKPVGLETKSLVSFMPDRPLTEKWMKVRDAIAYYRDFYADFDEAKAREMLDFMKLAEGDKVRHLSKGMNERLQLTLALSRKARLYLLDEPIGGVDPVARGKILDAIVKFYDEHSSLIISTHLVTDIERIFDEVIFIREGEKVMQEEVETLRVKYGKSVDEMFKEVYAE is encoded by the coding sequence ATGAGTAACGTCCTTGAATTGAATCACATTAGTAAAATGTACGGCGGCAAGCGGGCACTAAGCGATGTCACGCTTACGGTTGCGCCAGGCAGGATTGTTGGGCTGCTTGGCAGTAACGGCAGCGGCAAGAGTACCCTGATGAAGCTTGCTGCCGGATTGCTGCATCCTTCAAGTGGTACCATTCAGATCACGGGTAAACCGGTTGGGCTTGAGACCAAGTCGCTCGTTTCCTTCATGCCGGATCGCCCCTTGACCGAGAAATGGATGAAGGTTCGTGATGCCATTGCATACTACCGGGATTTCTATGCTGATTTTGATGAGGCGAAGGCCAGGGAAATGCTTGATTTCATGAAGCTCGCCGAGGGTGACAAGGTAAGGCATTTATCCAAGGGCATGAATGAAAGACTTCAACTAACACTGGCACTTTCCCGCAAGGCTCGTCTGTATTTGCTGGATGAACCGATCGGCGGTGTTGACCCCGTTGCCCGCGGCAAAATTCTCGATGCCATCGTAAAATTCTATGACGAACACAGCAGTCTGATAATTTCGACACATCTGGTGACCGATATAGAACGGATCTTTGATGAAGTCATTTTCATCCGTGAGGGAGAGAAAGTGATGCAGGAAGAGGTTGAGACGCTTCGTGTGAAATACGGTAAGAGTGTGGATGAGATGTTCAAGGAGGTGTATGCGGAATGA